A genomic region of Porticoccaceae bacterium LTM1 contains the following coding sequences:
- a CDS encoding 2-oxoacid:acceptor oxidoreductase subunit alpha: MTKPKISAINDFVIRFANVNGTGSASANGMFAKALFRMGLPISPKNVFPSNIQGLPTWYEVRVSEKGYLGRRGGVDIMVGVNPQSLKQDIDSLEPGGYFIYDNTKPLDIRVQRDDIHYIGLPLTAICLREYNDPRKRQLFKNIIYVGALAALLDIEFSVLTGLVGDQFKGKEKLIAPNIHALELGHQYAKENFECPLGIRVERRDLTDNKILMEGNDALGLGAVYGGATVAAWYPITPSTSAVESYEKYAKRLRIDPGSGDNKFAIVQAEDELAAIGMVIGASWNGARSFTATSGPGVSLMSEFLGLAYFAEVPAVLFDIQRAGPSTGMPTRTQQSDVISAAYASHGDTKQVLLFPATPKECFEMSAQSFDLAEHLQTPIIILSDLDLGMNDNMSDPLEWDDSRVYDRGKVLNRDQLDSSEKPVGRYRDIDDDGVCYRTYPGTHPTKGAFFTRGTSRDEDAIYTERPEHYVHNMKRLQKKWQTAKKYVPGPEIYGEQKSDIGILFFGTSADASLEARDMLAAEGLPLDALRVRAFPFNHEIEQFIANHEQVFVIEQNRDGQLRSLLINECEINPGKLTPVLHYDGMPISARDIAAAIRAALKIDNVSPIRSNQEVKA, translated from the coding sequence ATGACCAAGCCCAAGATATCCGCAATAAACGATTTCGTAATTCGCTTTGCCAATGTCAATGGCACCGGCTCGGCCAGTGCCAACGGTATGTTTGCCAAAGCACTGTTTCGCATGGGACTGCCGATCAGCCCGAAGAACGTGTTTCCGTCCAACATCCAGGGCTTGCCGACCTGGTACGAAGTCCGCGTTAGTGAAAAAGGCTACCTCGGTCGCCGTGGCGGCGTCGATATTATGGTGGGCGTCAACCCGCAGAGCCTGAAGCAGGACATCGACTCCCTGGAACCGGGTGGCTACTTTATTTACGACAACACCAAGCCACTGGACATTCGAGTTCAGCGTGATGACATTCACTACATCGGCTTGCCGCTGACAGCGATTTGCCTGCGTGAATACAACGATCCACGCAAACGTCAGCTGTTCAAGAACATTATTTATGTGGGTGCACTGGCTGCACTGCTGGATATCGAGTTCAGCGTATTGACCGGCCTGGTAGGCGACCAGTTCAAAGGCAAGGAAAAACTGATTGCTCCCAACATCCATGCACTGGAACTGGGTCATCAGTACGCCAAAGAAAACTTCGAGTGTCCACTGGGTATTCGTGTTGAACGTCGCGACCTCACTGATAACAAAATCCTCATGGAGGGTAATGACGCACTCGGTCTTGGTGCTGTCTACGGCGGTGCTACTGTTGCAGCCTGGTATCCGATCACCCCGTCCACCTCTGCTGTGGAGTCGTATGAAAAATACGCCAAGCGTCTGCGCATTGACCCAGGTAGCGGCGACAACAAATTTGCCATTGTTCAGGCAGAGGACGAGCTGGCCGCCATCGGTATGGTTATCGGAGCAAGCTGGAATGGTGCACGCTCTTTCACCGCCACTTCCGGTCCCGGCGTTTCACTGATGTCAGAGTTTCTCGGTCTGGCCTACTTCGCCGAAGTACCTGCAGTATTGTTTGATATCCAGCGCGCTGGCCCATCTACCGGTATGCCGACCCGCACCCAGCAATCCGACGTTATTTCCGCAGCGTACGCCTCGCACGGTGATACCAAGCAGGTGCTGCTGTTCCCGGCAACACCAAAAGAGTGTTTCGAGATGAGCGCCCAGAGTTTTGACCTGGCGGAGCATCTGCAAACCCCGATCATTATTCTCAGCGACCTCGACCTTGGCATGAACGACAATATGTCCGACCCCCTGGAGTGGGATGACAGTCGTGTTTACGACCGCGGTAAAGTACTCAATCGCGATCAACTCGACAGCTCCGAAAAACCTGTTGGCCGCTACCGCGATATTGATGATGACGGCGTTTGCTACCGCACCTACCCGGGCACTCACCCCACCAAGGGTGCTTTCTTTACTCGCGGTACCTCTCGCGATGAAGATGCCATCTACACCGAACGTCCAGAGCACTATGTACACAACATGAAGCGCCTGCAGAAGAAATGGCAGACCGCGAAGAAATACGTTCCAGGCCCAGAGATTTACGGCGAACAGAAATCCGATATCGGCATACTGTTCTTTGGCACCAGTGCCGATGCTTCTTTGGAAGCACGCGATATGCTTGCCGCCGAAGGCCTGCCCCTGGATGCCCTGCGTGTTCGCGCTTTCCCGTTCAACCATGAAATTGAGCAATTTATTGCCAATCACGAGCAAGTGTTTGTGATTGAACAAAACCGCGACGGCCAATTGCGCTCACTGCTAATCAACGAGTGTGAAATTAATCCGGGCAAACTGACACCTGTGCTGCATTACGATGGGATGCCCATCTCGGCGCGGGACATTGCCGCCGCCATACGCGCTGCACTGAAAATCGATAACGTCTCTCCGATTCGCTCCAACCAGGAGGTGAAAGCATGA
- a CDS encoding FAD-dependent oxidoreductase, translated as MKPTDTSNPEYFHKVVDCQYACPAHTPVPEYIRLIAQGRYSDAYMLNWESNVFPGVLGRTCDRPCEPACRRGRVEEEPVAICRLKRVAADFKDDIKDRLPKIAPKNGKRIALIGAGPASLTVARDLAPLGYELHVYDQQKSGGGFMRSQIPSFRLPESVLNEEVDYILDMGVVTHFNTYVSSLKEILDKKYDAVFVGSGAPRGRDLPKLPGRKEGDANIHIGIEWLANVAFEHTQKVGKKVLVLGGGNTAMDCCRTARRLGGEDVKVIVRSPASEMKASPWEIEDAQHEDIPFIDCHVPLEFVTEDGKLVGMRFEKVKAVYDDSGRRKLEPTGEEPVFFPCDDVLMAIGQENAFPWIERDIGIKFGDWDMPVVDKVTFQSSNPKVFFGGDAAFGPQNVITAVAHGHQAAVSIDLHCHGQSVRNRLAPGTNLISQKMGIHEWSYDNQVEDDQRQIVPLADKACSLRDRKMEVELGFDLQTALAEAERCLNCDVQTVFIENRCIECDACTDICPTSCINFTQNGDEQDLRGRLNAPANNTEQALMISDSLKTERVMVKDENVCLHCGLCAERCPTGAWDMQKFTYNVTKAGQVAGGSQ; from the coding sequence TTGAAACCAACCGACACGTCCAACCCAGAGTATTTTCATAAGGTCGTCGATTGTCAATACGCGTGCCCGGCCCACACTCCGGTACCGGAATACATTCGATTGATTGCCCAAGGTCGCTATAGCGATGCGTACATGCTGAACTGGGAGTCTAACGTATTCCCGGGTGTACTGGGCCGCACCTGTGACCGCCCCTGTGAGCCCGCTTGTCGCCGTGGCCGGGTGGAAGAAGAGCCGGTAGCGATTTGTCGCCTGAAGCGCGTTGCTGCCGACTTTAAAGACGACATTAAAGACCGCTTGCCAAAAATTGCCCCCAAGAACGGCAAACGAATTGCACTGATCGGTGCCGGCCCGGCCTCACTGACCGTTGCTCGCGATCTGGCACCATTGGGGTACGAACTGCACGTCTATGACCAGCAAAAATCCGGTGGCGGCTTTATGCGCAGCCAGATTCCGTCATTTCGTCTGCCGGAAAGTGTGCTGAATGAAGAAGTGGATTACATCCTCGACATGGGTGTGGTTACTCATTTCAACACCTATGTCAGCAGCCTGAAAGAAATTCTCGACAAAAAATACGACGCCGTATTTGTTGGCTCCGGCGCTCCACGTGGTCGCGACCTGCCAAAACTGCCGGGCCGTAAAGAGGGTGACGCCAATATCCACATTGGTATCGAATGGCTGGCCAACGTTGCCTTTGAGCACACCCAAAAAGTCGGCAAAAAAGTGCTGGTACTGGGTGGCGGCAACACCGCCATGGACTGCTGCCGCACCGCCCGCCGCCTCGGTGGCGAAGATGTAAAAGTGATTGTGCGCAGCCCCGCCAGTGAGATGAAGGCTTCTCCCTGGGAGATTGAAGACGCCCAGCACGAAGACATTCCGTTTATTGATTGCCACGTACCACTGGAGTTCGTTACTGAAGACGGCAAACTGGTGGGTATGCGCTTTGAAAAAGTCAAAGCGGTTTACGATGACAGTGGCAGACGCAAACTTGAGCCCACCGGCGAAGAACCGGTATTTTTCCCGTGTGATGATGTGCTCATGGCCATCGGCCAGGAAAACGCCTTCCCGTGGATCGAGCGCGATATCGGCATCAAATTTGGCGACTGGGACATGCCGGTGGTGGACAAAGTCACCTTCCAGTCCAGCAACCCGAAAGTATTCTTTGGTGGCGACGCCGCCTTTGGCCCGCAAAACGTAATTACTGCCGTGGCTCACGGCCATCAGGCAGCAGTGTCCATCGACCTGCACTGTCACGGTCAGTCGGTTCGCAATCGCCTGGCACCGGGTACCAACCTGATCAGCCAGAAAATGGGCATCCACGAGTGGAGCTACGACAACCAGGTGGAAGACGACCAACGTCAGATCGTTCCCCTGGCCGACAAAGCCTGCTCACTGCGCGATCGCAAAATGGAAGTGGAACTGGGCTTTGACCTGCAAACAGCCCTGGCTGAGGCCGAACGCTGCCTGAACTGCGACGTGCAAACTGTCTTTATTGAAAACCGCTGTATTGAGTGCGATGCCTGTACCGACATCTGCCCTACTTCCTGCATCAACTTTACCCAAAATGGTGATGAACAGGATCTGCGCGGCCGACTGAATGCCCCAGCTAACAACACCGAACAGGCGCTGATGATCTCTGATTCACTGAAAACCGAACGGGTAATGGTGAAAGACGAAAACGTCTGCCTGCACTGTGGCTTATGCGCCGAGCGCTGCCCAACCGGTGCATGGGATATGCAGAAGTTTACCTACAACGTTACCAAGGCCGGGCAAGTTGCTGGAGGTTCGCAGTGA
- a CDS encoding SpoVR family protein, with product MTTPISTGSEWTFDLLREYDTAIARIAKKYRLDTYPNQIEIISSEQMLDAYASSGMPINYHHWSFGKHFIHMANNYRRGHMGLAYEIVINSNPCIAYLMEENSMCMQALVIAHASYGHNSFFKNNYLFKTWTDAESIIDYLLFARNFIAKCEERHGIDEVEQLLDSCHALMNYGVDRYKRPYPISVEEERNRQLEREEHLQRQVNELWQTIPTKARVKRNEKYPPFPSEPQENMLYFIEKNAPLLEPWQREVVRIVRKVAQYLYPQRQTKVMNEGWACFWHFTILNELYEEGLVDDGFMMEFLQHHTNVIYQPPYDSPYYNGINPYTLGFAMMQDIRRICENPTEEDRQWFPDIADTDWVTTLHFAMENFKDESFILQFLSPKVIRDLKLFTVIDNSELEELHIGAIHDDRGYQQIRTNLASSYNLGNQEPNIQITNVDVRGDRSLTLRHYQNQNRPLGESTQDVLRHLHRLWGFDVKLESAPMDAGIENSNYQSYHYPPKEELELGPVSSN from the coding sequence ATGACAACCCCCATCTCCACCGGCTCCGAATGGACCTTTGACCTGCTTCGGGAATATGACACTGCGATTGCCAGAATTGCCAAAAAATATCGTCTAGACACGTACCCCAACCAGATTGAAATCATCAGCTCTGAGCAGATGCTGGACGCCTACGCCTCATCTGGCATGCCGATCAATTATCACCACTGGTCTTTCGGCAAACATTTTATTCATATGGCCAACAATTACCGGCGCGGCCATATGGGGCTGGCCTATGAAATCGTAATTAACTCTAACCCCTGCATTGCTTATCTGATGGAAGAAAACTCCATGTGCATGCAGGCGCTGGTAATCGCCCATGCCAGTTACGGCCACAATTCATTTTTTAAAAATAATTACCTGTTCAAGACCTGGACAGATGCTGAATCCATCATCGACTACCTGCTATTTGCCCGGAATTTTATTGCCAAGTGCGAAGAACGCCATGGGATTGACGAGGTGGAACAACTGCTCGACTCCTGTCATGCACTAATGAATTACGGTGTAGACCGATACAAACGCCCCTACCCGATCTCCGTGGAGGAGGAACGGAATCGTCAATTGGAGCGAGAAGAGCATTTGCAGCGTCAGGTGAATGAGCTGTGGCAGACCATCCCTACCAAGGCCCGAGTTAAGAGGAATGAGAAGTACCCGCCGTTCCCTTCGGAGCCGCAGGAAAACATGCTCTACTTTATTGAAAAAAATGCTCCACTACTGGAGCCTTGGCAGCGCGAAGTGGTACGCATTGTTCGCAAAGTAGCCCAATACCTCTACCCACAAAGACAAACCAAAGTCATGAACGAGGGCTGGGCCTGTTTCTGGCACTTCACCATTCTGAACGAACTCTACGAGGAAGGCCTTGTGGACGATGGGTTTATGATGGAGTTTCTCCAGCACCATACCAATGTAATCTACCAACCACCCTACGACTCCCCCTATTACAACGGGATCAACCCTTATACACTTGGTTTTGCCATGATGCAGGACATTCGCCGTATCTGCGAAAACCCCACAGAAGAGGACCGCCAATGGTTCCCGGATATCGCCGACACTGACTGGGTCACCACCCTGCATTTCGCCATGGAAAATTTCAAGGATGAGAGCTTCATCCTGCAGTTCCTTTCACCCAAGGTTATTCGCGACCTTAAACTTTTCACGGTGATCGACAATAGCGAACTTGAGGAGTTACATATTGGCGCCATCCACGATGATCGGGGTTACCAGCAAATTCGCACCAACCTGGCATCCAGCTATAACCTGGGCAATCAGGAGCCCAACATCCAAATCACCAACGTGGATGTGCGCGGAGATCGATCGCTGACTCTCAGACATTACCAAAACCAGAACCGCCCTCTGGGCGAATCCACGCAGGATGTCTTACGGCACCTGCACCGCCTTTGGGGTTTTGATGTGAAGCTTGAGTCCGCACCGATGGATGCTGGTATTGAGAACTCAAATTATCAGAGCTACCACTATCCTCCGAAGGAGGAGTTGGAGCTGGGGCCAGTTAGCTCGAATTAA
- a CDS encoding YeaH/YhbH family protein, translating to MTNYFIDRRKNAKNKSAVNRQRFLRRHRAQIKEAVAERLRKRGITDIESGEKVGISTKEITEPVFQHGTGGTYTHVLPGNREFQAGDKIPRPQGGAGGAGEGSASNQGEGMDEFVFEISQKEFLDFLFEDMALPNLTKRQLAGNEEFKRVRAGYSSQGTPNNLDILRSMRGASARRLAMTMGKRRELRELQEEQAELIYKTDPDSLSRMGEIEARISELQNSIAAVPFLDDFDIQYRRHRKEPIPTSKAVMFCLMDVSGSMDQKTKDLAKRFFILLYLFLARNYDKTDVVFIRHHTTAKEVDEEEFFYSRETGGTVVSSALDMMKQIIDDRYPVSEWNIYGAQASDGDNWPEDCGRCIQVLGQSILPLVQYYSYIEISSRGPKPLWESYLHIQQDHPEAFAMQHITGPEDIYPVFRELFGRAKKVA from the coding sequence ATGACTAACTACTTCATCGACCGTAGAAAAAATGCCAAAAACAAAAGTGCTGTAAACCGGCAGCGCTTTTTGCGTCGACATCGTGCCCAGATAAAAGAAGCTGTAGCCGAACGACTGCGCAAACGCGGAATAACCGATATCGAAAGCGGCGAAAAAGTTGGTATCTCTACAAAAGAAATTACCGAGCCGGTATTTCAACACGGTACCGGCGGCACCTACACCCACGTCCTTCCCGGCAACAGGGAGTTCCAGGCCGGTGATAAAATCCCTCGTCCGCAAGGAGGAGCTGGTGGCGCAGGAGAAGGCAGCGCCAGTAACCAGGGTGAAGGTATGGATGAATTTGTCTTTGAAATCAGCCAGAAGGAGTTTCTGGATTTTCTCTTTGAAGATATGGCACTGCCCAACCTCACCAAGCGCCAGCTGGCTGGCAATGAAGAGTTCAAAAGGGTTCGCGCCGGATACAGTTCCCAGGGCACCCCCAACAACCTCGACATCTTGCGCTCAATGCGCGGAGCCAGTGCTCGACGCCTGGCAATGACGATGGGCAAGCGTCGGGAACTGAGAGAATTGCAGGAAGAACAGGCAGAGTTGATCTATAAAACTGACCCTGACTCACTATCGAGAATGGGCGAAATTGAAGCCCGTATCAGTGAACTGCAAAACTCCATTGCAGCAGTACCTTTCCTGGACGACTTCGACATTCAATATCGGCGTCACCGCAAGGAACCAATACCGACATCCAAGGCGGTTATGTTCTGCCTGATGGACGTTTCCGGATCCATGGATCAAAAAACCAAGGATCTCGCCAAACGCTTTTTCATCTTGCTGTATCTGTTTCTGGCTCGTAACTACGATAAAACCGACGTGGTCTTTATTCGCCATCACACCACTGCCAAGGAAGTGGATGAAGAAGAGTTTTTCTACTCACGTGAAACTGGCGGCACTGTAGTTTCCAGCGCACTCGACATGATGAAACAGATTATTGACGACCGCTATCCGGTCAGTGAATGGAATATATACGGTGCACAGGCATCCGATGGTGACAACTGGCCTGAGGATTGCGGCCGCTGCATACAAGTACTGGGACAATCCATTCTGCCGCTGGTGCAGTATTACTCATATATAGAAATCTCCAGCCGTGGTCCCAAACCTCTGTGGGAATCTTACCTGCACATCCAGCAGGATCACCCGGAGGCCTTTGCCATGCAACATATCACCGGGCCAGAGGATATTTATCCTGTATTCAGGGAACTGTTTGGGCGAGCCAAGAAGGTGGCGTGA
- a CDS encoding PrkA family serine protein kinase, protein MTIFNHYQSRYESGQQAEYSIQEYLDLCKSDPTTYASAAERMLLAIGEPEMVDTSRDPRLSRIFSNKVIKRYPVFNDFYGMEECIENIVSFFRHAAQGLEEKKQILYLLGPVGGGKSSLAEKLKELMQNQPIFALKGSPLFESPLGLFHPKEDGKILEEEYGIPQRYLNAVMSPWAVKRLHDFGGDISQFKVVKVYPSILDQIAISKTEPGDENNQDISSLVGKVDIRKLEQFPQHDPDAYSFSGGMCRANQGLMEFVEMFKAPIKVLHPLLTATQEGNYNGTEAIGAIPFEGMVLAHSNEAEWQAFKNNKNNEAFIDRVYIVKVPYCLRVTEEIQIYQKLLNNSSLSNAPCAPDTLDMLAQFSVLSRLKEPENSSIYSKMRIYDGENLKDRDPKAKSIQEYRDAAGVNEGMTGLSTRFAFKTLSKVFNFDATEVAANPVHLLYVLEKQIEQEQFPAETHDRYLTYIKEFLAHNYIEFIGKEIQTAYLESYSEYGQNLFDRYVTYADFWIQDQEYRDPETGEILNRSAINDELEKIEKPAGISNPKDFRSEIVNFVLRARANNHGKNPAWTSYEKLRAVIEKKMFASTEDLLPVISFNAKASAEDQKKHHDFVQRMVERGYTEKQVRLLSEWYLRVRKSQ, encoded by the coding sequence ATGACCATTTTTAACCACTATCAATCCCGTTATGAGTCGGGCCAACAGGCTGAATACAGCATTCAGGAATACTTAGATCTGTGCAAATCAGATCCTACAACCTATGCCTCCGCCGCCGAACGCATGCTACTGGCAATTGGTGAGCCGGAAATGGTAGATACATCCCGCGATCCGCGCCTGAGTCGCATCTTCTCCAACAAAGTTATCAAGCGCTATCCGGTGTTTAATGACTTTTACGGCATGGAAGAGTGCATAGAAAACATCGTCAGCTTCTTCAGGCATGCCGCACAAGGTTTGGAGGAGAAAAAGCAGATTCTTTACCTGCTCGGTCCGGTTGGTGGTGGTAAGTCCTCTCTCGCCGAAAAGCTCAAGGAGCTGATGCAAAACCAGCCTATTTTTGCCCTGAAGGGATCACCTCTCTTTGAATCGCCACTGGGACTGTTTCACCCCAAAGAAGATGGCAAAATTCTGGAAGAGGAATACGGCATCCCTCAACGGTATCTCAATGCCGTAATGTCACCTTGGGCAGTGAAACGCCTGCATGATTTTGGTGGCGATATCAGCCAGTTCAAGGTGGTTAAAGTTTACCCCTCGATTCTCGACCAGATTGCCATTTCCAAAACCGAACCCGGAGACGAAAACAACCAGGACATCTCCTCACTGGTTGGTAAAGTTGATATTCGCAAACTTGAGCAGTTCCCCCAGCACGATCCCGATGCCTACAGCTTTTCCGGAGGAATGTGTCGCGCCAACCAGGGGCTGATGGAGTTTGTGGAGATGTTCAAGGCTCCCATCAAGGTGCTCCACCCGCTGCTGACTGCAACCCAGGAAGGTAATTACAACGGTACCGAGGCAATTGGCGCCATTCCCTTTGAAGGCATGGTACTGGCTCACTCAAATGAAGCCGAATGGCAGGCCTTTAAAAACAACAAAAACAATGAAGCTTTTATTGACCGGGTTTACATAGTCAAAGTGCCCTACTGCCTAAGAGTCACCGAAGAAATTCAGATTTATCAAAAACTGCTCAACAACAGCTCTCTGTCCAACGCGCCCTGTGCGCCGGACACACTGGATATGCTGGCTCAGTTCAGCGTACTTTCTCGACTAAAAGAACCAGAAAATTCCAGCATCTACTCCAAAATGCGAATTTACGACGGCGAGAACCTCAAGGATCGCGACCCGAAAGCAAAATCCATTCAGGAGTATCGCGATGCTGCTGGCGTCAACGAAGGGATGACCGGGCTATCCACCCGTTTTGCCTTTAAAACCTTGTCCAAAGTATTCAACTTTGACGCCACCGAAGTGGCCGCAAACCCGGTTCACTTGTTGTACGTACTGGAAAAACAGATTGAACAGGAACAGTTCCCTGCGGAGACACACGATCGATACTTAACCTATATCAAAGAATTCCTGGCTCATAACTATATCGAGTTTATCGGCAAGGAGATTCAAACCGCTTACCTGGAATCTTACTCAGAATATGGCCAGAACCTGTTCGACCGCTACGTTACCTACGCTGACTTCTGGATACAGGACCAAGAGTACCGCGATCCGGAAACCGGAGAAATCCTCAACCGCTCAGCCATTAACGATGAACTGGAAAAAATTGAAAAACCGGCAGGTATCAGCAACCCGAAAGATTTCCGCAGCGAAATCGTCAACTTTGTACTGAGGGCAAGAGCCAACAACCACGGCAAAAACCCCGCCTGGACAAGTTACGAAAAACTGCGCGCAGTCATCGAGAAGAAAATGTTTGCAAGCACCGAAGACCTGCTGCCGGTTATCTCCTTCAATGCCAAAGCCAGTGCCGAAGACCAGAAAAAACACCACGACTTTGTTCAACGGATGGTCGAACGGGGATATACCGAGAAACAAGTTCGATTGCTGTCTGAATGGTATTTGAGAGTGAGAAAATCACAATGA
- a CDS encoding sodium-translocating pyrophosphatase, whose translation MFDFTTVDGATLLPPLLGLLGLICAFLIYRLVLRYPEGEEKIKKIADQIHLGAMVFMKREYSMLAIFALVLLVLIYFSDLGANTAIAFLVGALSSATAGWLGMFAATKANVRTATAANTKGAAAALSVAFYGGSIMGLCVASLGLVGLGSLYYFFGGDPHTAHTIHGFGMGASTVALFSRVGGGIFTKSADVGADLVGKVEAGIPEDDPRNPGVIADNVGDNVGDVAGMGSDIFESYCGAMIASIAIAATMTNNPAQNALMFLPLALASIGLIASVFGIVIVRIRSAAEPSKALRTGTLAAPVIFVTAAWFLMEQMGVGSNVWYAVLCGAVGGILIGLVTEYYTGAAPVRKIARSGETGPATVMITGLAVGMQSVVLPILFIGAIIFVSTWQADLYGVGIAAVGMLSTVGITMAIDAYGPVADNAGGIAEMGAMGKETRDITDSLDELGNTTAAIGKGFAIGAAALAALAIIAAFIETVSINHPGFSLELSNPKVLVGIFIGGCIPFLIASITMTAVGDAAFDMIREIRRQFREIAGLLEGTAEPDTARCVDIATTAALKRMLLPGAIAVAVPPLVGFTLGAESLGGVLGGGLLGCVLLALMMANAGGAWDNAKKYVEKGNLGGKGSDVHAAAVVGDTVGDPFKDTSGPSMNILINVMAIVSLVIAPLL comes from the coding sequence ATGTTTGACTTCACCACTGTGGACGGGGCTACCCTGCTTCCACCTCTGCTTGGGCTTTTGGGCCTGATCTGTGCCTTTCTGATATACCGTCTTGTGCTTCGCTACCCGGAAGGTGAAGAAAAAATCAAAAAAATTGCCGACCAGATTCACCTTGGTGCCATGGTGTTTATGAAGCGCGAATATTCAATGCTGGCGATTTTTGCTCTGGTACTGCTGGTACTGATCTACTTTTCTGACCTGGGTGCCAATACCGCTATCGCCTTTCTGGTGGGCGCGCTCAGCTCGGCAACTGCCGGCTGGCTGGGTATGTTCGCCGCCACCAAAGCCAATGTGCGAACCGCCACCGCGGCCAACACCAAGGGGGCAGCGGCAGCGTTGTCCGTCGCCTTTTATGGCGGCTCGATTATGGGACTCTGTGTCGCATCGCTTGGTCTGGTTGGGCTTGGCTCACTCTACTATTTCTTTGGTGGCGACCCGCACACAGCGCACACCATCCACGGCTTCGGCATGGGAGCCTCCACTGTTGCCCTGTTTTCAAGGGTTGGGGGGGGAATCTTTACCAAAAGTGCCGACGTGGGTGCCGACCTGGTCGGCAAGGTGGAAGCCGGCATTCCCGAAGATGACCCTCGCAACCCCGGTGTGATTGCCGACAACGTGGGGGACAACGTGGGTGATGTAGCCGGCATGGGTTCTGATATCTTTGAATCCTATTGCGGTGCAATGATCGCCTCCATCGCTATTGCCGCTACCATGACCAATAACCCGGCTCAAAACGCGCTGATGTTCCTTCCTCTGGCTCTGGCCAGTATCGGCCTGATCGCCTCGGTGTTCGGTATTGTGATTGTCCGTATTCGTTCTGCCGCCGAACCCAGCAAAGCGCTGCGTACCGGCACTCTGGCAGCACCGGTGATTTTTGTAACCGCCGCCTGGTTCCTGATGGAACAAATGGGCGTAGGCAGCAATGTCTGGTACGCGGTACTCTGCGGTGCGGTTGGCGGCATTCTTATCGGGCTGGTAACTGAGTATTACACCGGTGCCGCGCCAGTACGCAAAATCGCCCGCTCCGGCGAAACCGGTCCCGCAACGGTAATGATCACCGGCTTGGCGGTTGGCATGCAGTCGGTGGTTCTGCCAATCCTGTTTATTGGCGCCATTATCTTTGTCTCCACTTGGCAGGCCGACCTTTACGGCGTAGGTATCGCTGCCGTCGGGATGCTCTCCACCGTGGGTATCACCATGGCCATAGATGCCTACGGCCCAGTGGCTGATAACGCCGGCGGCATCGCCGAAATGGGCGCGATGGGCAAAGAGACCCGCGACATTACCGATTCGCTGGATGAGCTTGGCAATACCACCGCCGCCATTGGCAAAGGCTTTGCTATCGGCGCGGCCGCGCTTGCGGCACTGGCCATTATTGCCGCGTTTATCGAGACGGTGAGCATCAACCATCCCGGGTTTTCCCTGGAGCTTTCCAACCCCAAAGTGCTAGTGGGGATATTTATCGGCGGCTGTATTCCATTCTTGATTGCCTCCATCACTATGACCGCAGTCGGCGATGCCGCTTTTGACATGATTCGGGAAATTCGCCGCCAGTTCAGGGAAATTGCCGGCTTGTTAGAAGGAACTGCCGAACCGGATACCGCGCGATGTGTTGATATCGCCACCACCGCAGCTCTTAAACGCATGCTGCTGCCAGGAGCTATCGCAGTTGCTGTCCCACCTCTGGTGGGATTCACCCTCGGGGCGGAGTCATTAGGGGGGGTATTGGGTGGAGGCTTGCTGGGCTGTGTACTGCTGGCACTTATGATGGCCAATGCCGGTGGCGCGTGGGATAACGCCAAGAAATACGTCGAGAAAGGAAACCTGGGCGGCAAAGGCAGCGATGTTCACGCAGCAGCGGTAGTGGGCGACACCGTTGGGGATCCGTTTAAGGACACCTCAGGCCCATCAATGAACATTTTGATCAATGTAATGGCCATTGTGAGCCTGGTGATTGCTCCACTGCTGTAA